The following proteins are co-located in the Streptococcus downei MFe28 genome:
- a CDS encoding LURP-one-related/scramblase family protein has protein sequence MKTFKIKQKLFSLGGKFTISDELGLPCYQVEGSLFKIPKTFKIMDMQGNLVGQIDRQFFSLLPKFQVNLANGQSFTIKKDLTLIKPHYSIANLGMEVQGNFWDMNFQLYQNGQAIARIDQEWLKLTSTYNIQVFDDAYCDLVISLVIAIDYVKEQQGRASAASVN, from the coding sequence ATGAAAACTTTTAAAATTAAACAAAAACTTTTTTCGCTGGGAGGCAAGTTCACCATCAGCGATGAATTGGGCCTGCCCTGCTATCAGGTTGAGGGCAGCCTCTTCAAGATTCCCAAGACCTTTAAAATCATGGATATGCAGGGTAATCTGGTTGGCCAGATTGATAGGCAGTTCTTTAGTCTTCTGCCCAAGTTCCAAGTTAACTTGGCCAATGGCCAGTCTTTCACTATCAAGAAGGATTTGACCCTTATCAAACCTCACTATTCCATTGCCAACCTAGGCATGGAGGTGCAGGGTAATTTCTGGGATATGAATTTCCAGCTCTATCAAAATGGTCAGGCGATCGCTCGAATTGACCAGGAGTGGCTGAAATTGACTTCTACCTACAATATCCAGGTCTTTGATGACGCATACTGTGATCTAGTCATTTCCCTAGTTATCGCCATTGACTATGTCAAAGAGCAGCAAGGAAGGGCTTCGGCTGCCTCAGTTAACTAG
- a CDS encoding peptidyl-prolyl cis-trans isomerase yields MANKRAFQDEVKNKNRRARKDQRKKKKKTQGSFSNSMATIFGSKIFRSLLVFVLAMAIGGVGTYLYMNSRPSEKTVLASMKGKEITVADLYNRQKGNQATKEALLETILSDILEDKYGKKVSQDEVNKQYQESAQKAGSNFSSMLDQYGYTQDSYKNLIRLQLLQNYALKTAAKKDLTEKKLKSLYKDYNPDITISFVKTDDESKANSLHDQATADGADFSQIVKDNNGQENVSFDSGDKYDSNKSSSLPPEDVQKAAFKLDKDGVSDTIKVQETDNSTSYYVVKVTAKNEKNPDWKNYKKRLTDIYVNQKNSNSSFKTQVISDLLKEYNVTVKDKTYSSLFSQYGLNGTSASSSKK; encoded by the coding sequence ATGGCTAATAAGCGAGCATTTCAGGATGAAGTGAAAAACAAAAACCGACGTGCTAGAAAAGACCAGAGAAAGAAGAAAAAGAAAACCCAAGGCAGCTTTTCAAATTCAATGGCTACCATCTTTGGTAGCAAGATTTTTAGGAGCCTGCTTGTCTTTGTCTTAGCAATGGCTATCGGTGGGGTTGGCACCTATCTTTATATGAATAGTCGTCCATCTGAGAAAACCGTTTTGGCTAGTATGAAGGGCAAGGAAATCACCGTTGCTGACCTTTACAATCGTCAAAAAGGAAATCAAGCGACCAAGGAAGCCCTTCTGGAAACCATTTTGTCAGACATTTTGGAAGATAAATATGGTAAAAAAGTCAGCCAGGATGAAGTCAACAAGCAATACCAAGAATCAGCTCAAAAGGCAGGCTCAAACTTCTCTAGTATGTTGGACCAATATGGCTACACCCAAGATAGCTATAAGAACCTGATTCGTCTGCAATTGTTGCAAAACTATGCCTTGAAGACCGCTGCTAAGAAGGATTTGACCGAGAAGAAACTCAAATCTCTCTACAAGGACTACAATCCAGATATCACAATCAGTTTTGTTAAGACTGATGATGAAAGCAAGGCGAATTCCCTCCATGACCAAGCGACAGCTGACGGGGCTGACTTCAGCCAAATCGTCAAGGATAATAATGGTCAAGAAAATGTCAGCTTTGACTCTGGGGACAAATATGATTCCAATAAGTCAAGTAGTCTGCCACCAGAAGATGTGCAAAAGGCTGCCTTTAAGCTAGACAAAGATGGCGTGTCTGATACCATCAAGGTTCAAGAAACCGACAACTCAACCTCTTACTACGTTGTCAAGGTGACTGCTAAGAATGAGAAGAATCCTGACTGGAAGAACTATAAGAAACGTTTGACAGACATCTATGTTAACCAAAAGAATAGCAACTCTAGCTTCAAGACTCAGGTCATTTCTGACCTTCTGAAGGAATACAATGTAACGGTCAAGGATAAGACCTACAGCTCACTCTTCAGTCAATACGGTCTCAATGGCACATCAGCTTCAAGTTCTAAAAAATAA
- a CDS encoding O-methyltransferase, with protein sequence MVQTYSKNANHNMRRPVVREEVVSYMRTHQKQEVGHLRELADFARQENIPIIQPEVVAYFRLLMQTLAPKSILEVGTAIGFSALLMAQYAPQAKITTLERNEEMLTLARKNLQRYDSRKQIKLVEGEALDILPTLEDSYDFVFMDSAKSKYIVFLPQVLERLRVGGLVLIDDVFQGGDLAKPIMEVKRGQRTIYRGLQRLMDATLDNPDLTASLLPLSDGLLLIRKNVPDVTLPD encoded by the coding sequence ATGGTTCAAACATACAGTAAAAATGCTAATCATAATATGCGCCGCCCCGTGGTCAGAGAAGAGGTGGTCAGCTATATGCGGACCCACCAGAAGCAGGAAGTTGGGCACTTAAGAGAGTTGGCAGACTTTGCCCGTCAGGAGAATATTCCCATCATCCAGCCAGAGGTGGTAGCCTATTTCCGTCTTCTCATGCAGACCCTGGCACCCAAGTCCATCCTAGAAGTTGGGACAGCTATTGGCTTTTCAGCCCTGCTCATGGCTCAATATGCTCCCCAGGCGAAAATTACAACCCTGGAGCGCAATGAAGAAATGCTGACTTTGGCTAGAAAAAATCTGCAACGCTACGATAGCCGAAAGCAAATCAAGCTAGTAGAAGGGGAAGCCCTTGATATCCTACCGACCTTGGAGGACAGCTATGATTTCGTCTTTATGGATTCGGCCAAGTCCAAGTACATTGTCTTTTTACCCCAGGTTCTGGAGCGCCTTCGGGTCGGTGGCCTTGTCCTGATTGATGATGTTTTTCAAGGGGGCGATTTGGCTAAACCAATCATGGAAGTCAAACGCGGTCAGCGAACCATTTACCGAGGGCTACAAAGACTCATGGATGCTACCTTAGACAATCCAGATTTGACAGCCAGCCTCCTACCGCTTAGCGATGGTCTCTTGCTGATTCGCAAAAACGTCCCAGATGTCACTCTACCAGACTAG
- a CDS encoding ABC transporter permease: MKKLQAMTLCELKTFIREPMGASFIIFFPLIMFISTLILQGQKVLSSTLPGNLGMTIAAAGLLGVTINLAVNRENRVLKRFQTTSVSALLIIISDFIVLCIFSLAGIVLQVLLAFLISPKDLMINLTLFTIDLLIASVYFFSLAFFISSYIKNVKSIHAITSSLFTIMLIFSGTTFPLDSMPLFTRCVSSILPLTQVNLLFRNDLLAIPYQYRWISYLYIVISSLLFLIIGKRTFKWE, encoded by the coding sequence ATGAAAAAACTACAAGCAATGACCTTATGTGAACTAAAGACTTTTATACGTGAACCAATGGGAGCTAGTTTTATTATTTTTTTCCCTTTAATCATGTTTATTAGTACTTTGATTTTACAGGGTCAAAAGGTTTTATCTAGTACCTTGCCTGGGAACCTTGGAATGACGATAGCGGCAGCAGGGCTACTTGGGGTTACCATTAATTTAGCAGTCAACCGTGAGAACAGAGTTTTAAAGAGATTTCAAACAACATCAGTGTCGGCCTTGTTGATTATTATTTCTGATTTTATTGTTTTATGCATTTTCTCTTTAGCAGGTATTGTTTTACAAGTACTCCTAGCTTTTCTTATCAGTCCTAAAGATTTAATGATTAACTTAACACTGTTTACAATAGATTTGTTGATAGCATCAGTTTATTTCTTTTCCTTGGCATTTTTTATCAGTTCCTATATAAAAAATGTTAAGTCAATTCATGCTATAACTTCAAGCTTGTTTACCATTATGCTTATTTTTAGTGGCACAACTTTCCCACTGGATAGTATGCCTCTTTTTACTAGGTGCGTATCAAGCATTTTACCTTTAACACAGGTTAATCTGCTGTTCAGAAATGATCTTTTAGCAATTCCTTATCAGTACAGATGGATTTCTTATTTATATATAGTCATTAGCAGCTTACTATTTTTGATTATAGGAAAGAGAACTTTTAAGTGGGAGTGA
- a CDS encoding ABC transporter ATP-binding protein: protein MTEIIITVENLTVNYKEISVLNHISLSLEKGKVYGLVGENGSGKSTLIGCMLGLLPWERGNITLFNKPISFSKDKNYVFSRCSAVLQDVALPKRLTVKECLSLFSVLGNGQKDMFEIIHLLHLENQIDKKFGDLSFGQKQRVLIGTALLQEFDILFLDEPTNGLDKETRENIFSIIETLRGQGKTIIFISHREEEVNRICDEILLISHGKIRIHKEEAS from the coding sequence ATGACAGAGATTATTATAACCGTGGAAAATTTAACAGTCAATTATAAAGAAATATCCGTACTTAATCACATTAGTCTTTCGTTAGAAAAGGGGAAGGTCTACGGTTTAGTAGGAGAAAATGGTTCAGGAAAATCAACCTTAATCGGCTGTATGTTGGGACTTCTACCTTGGGAGCGAGGAAACATCACTCTATTTAATAAACCGATTAGCTTCTCTAAAGATAAGAATTATGTTTTCTCTAGGTGCAGTGCTGTACTACAGGATGTTGCCTTACCCAAGAGATTAACTGTTAAAGAATGTCTATCCTTATTTTCTGTCCTTGGAAATGGCCAGAAGGACATGTTTGAGATCATTCATTTGTTACATCTTGAGAATCAAATTGATAAAAAATTTGGGGATTTATCTTTTGGACAGAAACAACGAGTATTGATTGGAACGGCACTCCTGCAAGAATTTGATATTCTATTTTTGGATGAACCAACCAATGGTTTGGATAAAGAAACAAGAGAGAACATATTTTCTATCATAGAAACTTTAAGAGGTCAAGGAAAAACGATTATTTTTATCTCACATCGTGAAGAAGAAGTGAACCGCATTTGTGATGAGATTTTACTGATTTCACATGGAAAGATTCGTATTCATAAGGAGGAAGCTTCATGA
- a CDS encoding AraC family transcriptional regulator, producing the protein MDDFKNFNKALEFIDNHLDSEITERDIYQLTSYSYNVFSRIFSVLSGIPLGEYIRSRKLSAAAIELQEEHTKVVDVAMKYGYQSSDAFSYAFKSFHGCSPSEVKKGEGFHIAQPLRFSLTVRGGQFKTKIEVKEGFRLVGICADVRPEQMSVEIWKELSNQLVMKCPRDWAENNQLYGLFFHGESEGTIHYMIGFRISDSIEEVDIQKLGLDRIDIPEEKYAVVNLGGELPNNIHQAWSYLLGIFLPQEGYRHAGSYDFELYSGYEVNSPDFSIELWVPIVKQV; encoded by the coding sequence ATGGATGACTTTAAAAACTTTAATAAAGCCTTGGAATTTATCGATAATCATTTAGATTCTGAAATTACTGAAAGGGATATCTATCAACTGACCTCTTATTCTTATAATGTTTTTTCTAGAATTTTTTCAGTATTAAGTGGTATTCCTCTGGGAGAATATATCCGCTCTAGAAAATTAAGTGCAGCAGCTATTGAATTACAGGAAGAACATACCAAAGTTGTGGATGTAGCAATGAAATATGGCTATCAATCTTCTGATGCTTTTTCCTATGCTTTTAAAAGTTTTCATGGTTGCTCCCCATCAGAAGTGAAAAAAGGAGAGGGGTTCCATATTGCCCAACCGTTAAGATTTTCTTTGACAGTCCGCGGAGGCCAATTTAAAACAAAAATTGAGGTGAAAGAGGGTTTTCGTTTGGTTGGCATATGCGCCGATGTTCGTCCTGAGCAAATGTCTGTCGAAATTTGGAAGGAACTAAGTAATCAGTTGGTGATGAAATGTCCGCGAGACTGGGCTGAAAACAATCAACTTTATGGCTTATTTTTTCATGGAGAGTCTGAGGGAACAATTCATTATATGATAGGATTTAGGATTTCAGATTCTATTGAGGAGGTTGATATACAAAAGTTGGGCTTAGATAGGATTGATATCCCAGAAGAAAAATATGCGGTTGTCAATCTTGGAGGAGAACTTCCTAATAATATTCATCAAGCTTGGAGCTACTTATTAGGGATTTTCTTGCCACAGGAGGGATATAGGCATGCTGGCAGCTATGATTTCGAGCTATACTCCGGTTACGAAGTGAATTCTCCTGATTTTTCTATTGAACTATGGGTTCCCATTGTAAAGCAAGTTTAG
- a CDS encoding DNA translocase FtsK, giving the protein MAKSKSTKASKKSNKQKAQNKRPTKKEREHKKAVRKMMVAFLMAFILFFAIIRLGVFGITAYNLVRVVVGSLAYPAIFGLLFYLFAGKWLQKHTGFMSGYISAMAGLMLIFHAYLYSMDVMKERSIIGGTFRLVTADLKNVAVTHFLGGGMIGAVLYKPIVFLFSNIGSYLVGGLFIILGLYLMSSWDVYDVMNFFKKTGSNLSDKIDQTSLQMESRREQKRQAKAQAKAQAQEDQEEAQAGETPSDFDGLVDPETGEILSASPAQLAPRSEPEILGGYDEEEAEDGYSQQDFKNYHFHYPDEENEVEAPTSSPAETAPASPNPAQNQEDDDEPVQVDFTPKQHLLYKLPTIDLFAPDKPKNQTKEKKIVRKNIKILEETFASFGIKATVERAEIGPSVTKYEIKPAVGVRVNRISNLADDLALALAAKDVRIEAPIPGKSLVGIEVPNSEIATVSFRELWEQAKTDANKLLEVPLGKAVNGSARSFDLARMPHLLVAGSTGSGKSVAVNGIIASILMKARPDQVKFMMIDPKMVELSVYNDIPHLLIPVVTNPRKAAKALQKVVDEMENRYELFSHVGVRHIAGYNAKVESFNADSEEKRIPLPLIVVIVDELADLMMVASKEVEDAIIRLGQKARAAGIHMILATQRPSVDVISGLIKANVPSRIAFAVSSGTDSRTILDENGAEKLLGRGDMLFKPIDENHPVRLQGSFISDDDVERIVDFIKDQAEADYDHSFDPGEVSENEGDSGSAGGDSEGDPLFIEARALVLESQKASASMLQRRLSVGFNRATRLMEELEEAGVIGPAEGTKPRKVLMPPEG; this is encoded by the coding sequence ATGGCAAAATCGAAATCGACAAAAGCAAGTAAAAAATCCAATAAACAGAAGGCGCAAAATAAACGCCCAACTAAGAAGGAAAGAGAGCACAAAAAGGCCGTTCGAAAAATGATGGTCGCCTTTTTGATGGCTTTTATCCTCTTTTTCGCCATTATCCGCCTAGGTGTCTTTGGGATTACCGCCTACAATCTCGTTCGGGTAGTGGTTGGTAGCCTAGCCTACCCAGCTATCTTTGGTCTCCTCTTTTACCTCTTTGCGGGCAAGTGGTTGCAGAAGCACACGGGTTTTATGTCAGGCTATATCTCTGCCATGGCTGGTCTCATGCTGATTTTCCACGCCTATCTCTATTCCATGGACGTTATGAAAGAGCGCTCTATCATTGGGGGAACCTTCCGTCTAGTAACGGCCGATTTAAAAAATGTGGCTGTCACCCATTTCCTAGGGGGTGGCATGATTGGTGCTGTCCTTTATAAGCCAATTGTTTTCCTCTTCTCTAACATCGGTTCCTATCTGGTCGGTGGTCTTTTCATTATTTTGGGCCTCTACCTCATGAGCTCTTGGGATGTCTATGATGTCATGAATTTCTTCAAGAAGACTGGTAGCAATCTCAGCGACAAGATTGACCAAACCAGCCTGCAGATGGAATCCCGTCGGGAGCAAAAGCGTCAGGCCAAGGCTCAGGCTAAGGCTCAAGCACAAGAAGATCAGGAAGAAGCTCAAGCTGGGGAAACTCCATCAGACTTTGATGGCCTAGTTGACCCAGAAACAGGGGAAATCCTATCCGCCAGCCCAGCTCAATTAGCTCCGAGATCCGAGCCAGAAATTCTGGGCGGCTATGATGAAGAAGAGGCTGAGGATGGCTATTCTCAGCAAGACTTCAAGAATTATCATTTTCATTATCCTGACGAGGAAAATGAGGTTGAGGCACCGACTTCCTCACCAGCTGAGACAGCTCCAGCCAGTCCAAATCCAGCCCAGAACCAAGAAGACGATGATGAGCCTGTGCAGGTGGATTTCACCCCTAAACAGCACCTGCTCTACAAATTGCCAACCATTGACCTCTTCGCCCCTGACAAGCCTAAGAACCAGACCAAGGAAAAGAAGATTGTCCGCAAGAACATCAAGATTTTGGAAGAAACCTTTGCCAGCTTTGGCATCAAGGCCACAGTCGAACGGGCTGAAATTGGCCCTTCTGTCACCAAGTATGAAATCAAGCCGGCTGTCGGCGTGCGGGTCAATCGGATTTCTAATCTGGCTGACGATTTAGCTCTGGCTCTGGCTGCCAAGGACGTGCGGATTGAGGCGCCTATTCCTGGGAAATCTCTGGTCGGTATCGAAGTGCCTAACTCAGAGATTGCTACCGTCAGCTTCCGCGAGCTCTGGGAGCAGGCCAAGACCGATGCCAACAAGCTTTTGGAAGTGCCTCTGGGTAAGGCGGTCAATGGCTCTGCCCGTAGCTTTGATTTGGCCCGTATGCCCCACCTTCTGGTGGCTGGGTCGACTGGTTCAGGGAAATCCGTTGCCGTCAATGGCATCATTGCCAGTATCCTGATGAAGGCTAGACCTGACCAGGTTAAATTTATGATGATTGATCCTAAAATGGTCGAACTGTCAGTTTACAATGATATTCCCCACCTGCTCATCCCCGTCGTGACCAATCCGCGTAAGGCCGCCAAGGCCCTGCAAAAGGTGGTTGATGAGATGGAGAATCGCTATGAGCTCTTTAGCCATGTCGGTGTCCGCCATATCGCTGGTTACAATGCCAAGGTAGAATCCTTCAATGCTGACTCTGAGGAGAAGAGGATTCCCCTGCCTTTGATTGTAGTCATTGTGGATGAGTTGGCTGACCTCATGATGGTGGCCAGCAAGGAAGTAGAAGATGCCATCATCCGCCTGGGACAAAAGGCTCGGGCGGCTGGTATCCACATGATTCTGGCGACGCAACGACCTTCGGTTGATGTCATCAGCGGTCTGATTAAGGCCAATGTGCCTTCTCGAATTGCCTTTGCCGTTTCATCGGGTACCGACAGTCGGACCATTCTGGATGAAAATGGAGCAGAAAAACTGCTGGGGCGTGGGGACATGCTCTTCAAGCCCATTGATGAAAACCACCCTGTCCGCTTGCAAGGCTCCTTCATTTCTGACGATGATGTCGAGCGCATTGTTGACTTTATTAAGGATCAGGCTGAGGCCGATTACGACCACAGCTTTGACCCTGGGGAAGTCTCTGAAAATGAAGGTGACTCCGGATCAGCTGGTGGTGATTCGGAAGGAGACCCACTCTTTATTGAGGCCCGTGCCTTGGTACTTGAATCACAAAAGGCCTCGGCTTCTATGCTTCAAAGACGGCTTTCCGTCGGCTTTAACCGAGCTACCCGCCTCATGGAAGAACTAGAAGAAGCTGGTGTTATCGGCCCAGCCGAAGGTACCAAACCCCGCAAGGTCCTTATGCCACCAGAAGGGTAA
- the trpA gene encoding tryptophan synthase subunit alpha, translating into MTKTLSKHLQAIKSSGQGLVIPYIMAGDHERGLDGLFDTINLLADAGASAIEIGVPFSDPVADGPIIEEAGLRSLTKGTNLEAIVEELQRQASPIPLVLMTYFNPIYQYGLERLVKDLSGTSVKGLIIPDLPHEHTDFVLPYLENHDLCLVPLISLTTGSERQKELLADAQGFVYAVAVNGVTGKASNYRSDLDQHLQNLKDLTSLPVLTGFGISSQEDVERFNQVSDGVIVGSKIVQALHQGQTSQVQNFIRQASQVKK; encoded by the coding sequence ATGACAAAAACATTAAGCAAACATCTTCAAGCCATAAAATCTTCAGGTCAGGGTTTGGTCATTCCCTATATCATGGCTGGGGACCACGAGCGAGGTTTGGACGGTCTCTTTGATACGATTAACCTGCTAGCAGATGCTGGAGCTTCCGCTATTGAAATCGGTGTTCCCTTTTCCGACCCTGTTGCCGATGGCCCCATCATCGAAGAAGCAGGCCTGCGAAGTCTGACCAAGGGGACCAATCTTGAGGCCATCGTAGAGGAGCTCCAGCGTCAAGCAAGCCCTATCCCCCTTGTTCTCATGACCTATTTTAATCCTATCTACCAATATGGCCTTGAGAGATTGGTCAAGGACTTGAGTGGAACTTCTGTCAAGGGTCTGATTATTCCCGATTTGCCCCATGAACATACGGACTTTGTCCTTCCCTATCTGGAAAATCATGACCTCTGCCTGGTTCCCCTCATCAGCCTAACAACCGGCTCTGAGCGCCAGAAAGAATTGTTAGCAGATGCCCAAGGCTTTGTCTACGCTGTAGCGGTCAATGGGGTTACGGGTAAGGCCAGCAACTATCGCTCAGACCTAGACCAGCACTTACAAAACTTAAAAGACCTGACCTCCCTACCAGTTCTGACAGGCTTTGGCATTTCCAGTCAGGAAGACGTGGAGCGTTTCAATCAGGTCTCCGATGGCGTCATTGTTGGCTCTAAGATTGTCCAAGCCCTCCACCAAGGTCAGACAAGTCAGGTCCAAAACTTTATCCGCCAAGCCAGCCAAGTGAAAAAATAA
- the trpB gene encoding tryptophan synthase subunit beta, giving the protein MTYQQPDAKGFYGKFGGQFVPETLMTAILELDQAYKEAKQDLSFQAELDALLKDYVGRETPLYYAKRLTQHIGGAKIYLKREDLNHTGAHKINNALGQVLLARRMGKNKVIAETGAGQHGVATATAAALFDMDCTIYMGEEDVKRQSLNVFRMELLGAKVEAVKDGSRVLKDAVNAALRAWVTNIEDTHYIMGSALGPAPFPEIVRDFQSIIGREAKRQFAEISGGQLPDAVMACIGGGSNAIGMFYPFVNDTSVAMYGAEAAGHGLDTDQHAATFAKGRPGVLHGSLMNVLQDRHGQIMEAFSISAGLDYPGVGPEHCHFKEIGRASYQAITDQEALEAFSLLSRLEGIIPALESSHAIALAQKVAKDMSPDQSLLICLSGRGDKDVIQVKERFEAEKEGK; this is encoded by the coding sequence ATGACTTATCAGCAACCTGATGCCAAGGGATTTTACGGAAAATTCGGTGGCCAATTTGTACCAGAAACTCTGATGACAGCTATTTTAGAGTTGGATCAGGCCTACAAAGAGGCCAAGCAAGACCTTAGCTTTCAAGCGGAATTAGATGCCCTCTTAAAAGATTATGTTGGGCGTGAGACCCCACTTTACTACGCCAAACGGTTGACCCAGCATATCGGTGGGGCCAAGATTTACCTCAAGCGTGAGGACCTCAACCACACGGGGGCCCACAAAATCAATAATGCCCTGGGGCAGGTTCTTTTGGCCCGTCGGATGGGCAAGAATAAGGTGATTGCCGAGACAGGTGCTGGTCAACACGGAGTGGCCACGGCCACCGCAGCCGCCCTCTTTGATATGGACTGCACCATTTACATGGGAGAAGAAGATGTCAAACGCCAGTCCCTCAATGTTTTCCGCATGGAGCTTCTGGGAGCTAAGGTAGAGGCTGTCAAGGACGGTTCGCGTGTGCTCAAGGATGCCGTCAATGCAGCGCTTAGGGCTTGGGTGACCAATATTGAAGATACCCACTATATTATGGGCTCAGCCCTAGGACCAGCCCCCTTCCCTGAAATTGTTCGGGATTTCCAATCGATTATCGGTAGGGAAGCTAAGCGACAATTTGCGGAAATTTCCGGTGGCCAGCTACCCGATGCTGTCATGGCCTGTATCGGTGGTGGTTCCAACGCTATCGGTATGTTTTATCCCTTCGTCAATGATACTAGCGTTGCCATGTATGGCGCTGAGGCCGCTGGACATGGTCTGGATACAGACCAGCATGCAGCTACCTTTGCCAAGGGACGGCCGGGCGTTTTGCATGGCTCCTTGATGAATGTTCTTCAGGACCGCCACGGTCAAATTATGGAGGCCTTCTCGATTTCTGCTGGCCTTGATTATCCAGGTGTTGGCCCTGAACATTGCCACTTTAAGGAAATTGGCAGGGCTAGCTACCAGGCCATTACAGACCAAGAAGCCTTAGAAGCCTTTAGTCTCTTGTCCCGCCTGGAAGGTATTATTCCTGCCTTGGAATCCAGCCATGCCATTGCCCTAGCCCAGAAGGTCGCCAAGGATATGAGTCCAGACCAGAGCCTCCTTATCTGTTTATCGGGTCGAGGGGACAAGGATGTCATCCAAGTTAAGGAACGTTTTGAAGCTGAAAAAGAAGGGAAGTAA
- a CDS encoding phosphoribosylanthranilate isomerase, with protein MTKVKICGLSSPEAVATAVKSGADFIGFVLAKSPRQVSLAQAHNLAKDLPASTQAVGVFVSPSLAKLEEAIAQIPLDLVQIHGEFAEDLIPQVSVPVIRAINISQEPASLSSQAAHLLFDAPLAGSGQTFDWQSLDTSQIKQPFFIAGGLTSQNVAQAIKTFEPYAVDVSSGVETNGHKDLRKIKVFIESVKR; from the coding sequence TTGACAAAGGTTAAAATATGTGGACTATCTAGTCCAGAGGCGGTTGCGACCGCAGTCAAGTCTGGGGCAGATTTCATTGGTTTTGTCCTTGCCAAAAGTCCCAGGCAGGTCAGCTTGGCTCAGGCCCATAATCTAGCCAAGGATCTCCCTGCCTCCACTCAGGCCGTTGGTGTCTTTGTCAGCCCCAGCCTGGCTAAGTTGGAGGAGGCTATCGCTCAGATTCCCCTGGACTTGGTTCAGATTCATGGCGAATTTGCAGAAGACCTGATTCCTCAGGTATCAGTGCCCGTAATTCGGGCTATAAATATCTCTCAAGAGCCGGCTAGTCTCTCGAGCCAAGCAGCCCACCTCCTCTTTGATGCCCCCTTAGCAGGCTCCGGCCAGACCTTTGACTGGCAAAGTTTAGACACTAGCCAGATTAAACAGCCCTTCTTTATTGCTGGCGGGCTAACTAGCCAGAATGTCGCCCAAGCTATTAAGACATTTGAGCCCTATGCCGTCGATGTCTCCTCGGGCGTGGAAACAAATGGACACAAGGATTTAAGAAAGATAAAAGTATTTATAGAAAGTGTGAAACGATGA
- the trpC gene encoding indole-3-glycerol phosphate synthase TrpC, whose protein sequence is MSQTFLPKILEQKAKEVSAMELEKLGSLRQTYSFYDYLKSHSQQMQVIAEVKKASPSLGDINLGVDIVSQAKAYKVAGAAMISVLTDEHFFKGKIDYLRQISSQVSIPTLAKDFIIDEKQIVRARNAGATVILLIVAALTRERLQELYQYATGLGLEVLVETHNAGELAVAHALGAKIIGVNNRNLVTFKTDLQTSLDLADHFHEEPVYISESAIQSGQDVSRIAPYFDGILVGTALMTAADPAQKLKELRVDKG, encoded by the coding sequence ATGAGTCAAACCTTTCTTCCAAAAATTTTAGAGCAAAAGGCAAAAGAAGTTTCTGCCATGGAATTAGAGAAGTTGGGCAGCTTACGTCAGACTTATTCCTTTTACGACTACCTCAAAAGCCACAGCCAGCAAATGCAGGTCATTGCTGAGGTCAAGAAGGCCAGCCCCAGTTTGGGGGATATTAATTTAGGGGTGGATATCGTTTCCCAGGCCAAGGCCTATAAGGTAGCCGGTGCCGCCATGATTTCGGTTTTAACCGATGAGCACTTTTTCAAGGGGAAGATTGATTATCTCCGTCAGATTTCCAGTCAGGTCAGCATTCCAACCCTGGCCAAGGATTTTATCATTGATGAGAAGCAGATTGTTCGGGCTCGCAATGCTGGAGCAACAGTCATCCTCTTGATTGTGGCGGCTCTGACTAGGGAACGCTTACAGGAGCTCTATCAGTATGCGACTGGTCTGGGACTAGAAGTCCTGGTTGAAACCCACAATGCTGGCGAATTAGCGGTTGCCCATGCCCTAGGTGCCAAGATTATTGGGGTCAATAACCGTAATCTGGTCACCTTTAAAACCGACCTGCAAACCAGTCTGGATCTGGCCGACCATTTCCATGAGGAGCCCGTCTACATTTCCGAATCTGCCATCCAAAGTGGCCAAGATGTTTCCAGAATCGCCCCCTACTTTGATGGTATTCTAGTGGGTACAGCCCTGATGACGGCTGCTGACCCGGCCCAGAAGTTAAAGGAGTTGCGTGTTGACAAAGGTTAA